The genomic segment TACGCGATCGGGCTTCATCGCCCAGGCGGCGAAGCGGGCCATGGAGAAGGCTTGATCTTTTCGACTGCGGCACGGCGCCTCTTGCGCGAGCCTCGCGGCCGGCGGTAAATATGTTCCAAATGAGCATAATGGCACCTGGAGGCGGCGATCCTCCCGATCGCGTGACAGAACTCGCTCTTGCGCGGGTGCAGCTTCCGATTCCGGGGCGGGTTCCCGCGCGCCTGCCGCCGCATGCGCCGGGCCAGCGCATTGGCCTGTTCGGTGGCTCGTTCAATCCGCCCCATGACGGTCACCGGCTGGTCAGCACCACGGCGCTGAAACGGCTGCGGCTCGATGCGGTCTGGTGGCTGGTGACGCCTGGCAATCCTCTGAAGGAAAACAGTGGCTTGCCGCCGCTCGCCACGCGTATCGCGGCGGCCCAGGCTGTCGCCGCCCATCCGCGCATCATCGTCACCGGCGTCGAGGCGGAGATCGGCACACGCTACACTTACGACACGGTGCGCTATCTGACGGCGCGCTGCCCGGCGGTGCGTTTCGTCTGGCTGATGGGGGCCGACAATCTGGTTGGTTTTCATCGCTGGCAACGCTGGCAGGAGATCGCCTCGCTCGTGCCGATCGCGGTGATCGACCGGCCGCAATCGACCCTGACCGGCGCGCACAGCCGCGCCGCCGCCTGGCTGGCGCCGCATCGGATCGACGAAGGCAACAGCTCGATCCTGCCCGATCTGAAGCCGCCGGCCTTTACCTTTCTGCACGGCCCGCGCTCGGATCTCTCCTCCACGGCGCTGCGCGCGGCAGGGCGGACGCTCTAGAGTAATCGGCTGTTTCCAGGTTCCGGCTTGCCAAAGACCAATATATCGATTATTCTCGATATATGGATGAAAAGCTCGCCCTTGATGCCTTTGCGGCGCTCGCCCAGCCGACCCGGCTGGAGACCTTTCGCCTGCTTGTGACGCGTGAGCCGGAAGGCGTGCCGGCCGGTGAACTGGCGCGCCTGATCGACGTTCCGCAAAACACCCTATCGTCGCATCTGGCGATCCTGGCGCGCGCCGATCTGATCATTGGCGAACGGCAAAGCCGCTCCATCCTCTATCGCGCCAACCTCGAAGGGCTGCGCAACCTGATGCTATTTTTGCTCAAGGACTGCTGCAACGGCCGAGCCGAGTTGTGCGTTCCTCTCTTCGCGGAACTCTCTTCCTGTTGTCCATCTGTGGAGATGTCTCATGAGTGATCGCGTCTTCAATGTTTTGTTTCTGTGCACGGGCAATAGCGCCCGTTCGGTCTTGGCCGAGTCCATCCTGCGCAAGGAAGGGCTGGGGCGTTTCAAGGCCTATTCGGCGGGTAGCCAGCCGAAAGGCGAGGTCAATCCGTTCGCCATCAAAGTGCTGCAAGCGCTCAACTATCCCACGAACGATCTGCGTTCGAAAAATTGGGACGAATTTGCCCAGCCGGATGCGCCAGTGATGGATTTCGTTTTCACCGTTTGTGACAACGCCGCCGGCGAAGCCTGTCCGGTTTGGCCCGGTCAGCCGATGACCGCGCATTGGGGCATCGAAGATCCGGCTGCGGCCGAAGGCACCGATATTGAAAAGGAGGCCGCTTTCGTCGCCGCGGCCCGCTATATGAAGAACCGTATTCTGGCCTTCGCCAATCTGCCGCTCGCCAGCCTGGACAATCTGACCACGGCGGCGCGGTTGCGGGAGATTGGCCATCAGGATGGCACGTCGCGCCGGCGGCCGGAGGTGGCGTAGTGGACGTCATCATCTATCACAACCCGGCCTGCGAAACCTCGCGCAACACTCTGGCGATGATCCGCAATGCCGGCATTGAGCCGCATGTCATCGAATATCTGAAGACACCACCGACACGCCACTTGCTGATAGACCTGCTGCGGCGTGCGGATTTAAGCGTGCGTGACATTCTGCGCGAGAAGGGAACGCCGTTCCACGAGTTACGGCTCGGCGACAAAACGCTCGCTGACGCTGCGCTGCTCGACGCGATCGAGGCGCATCCGATTCTGATGAACCGGCCGATCGTCGTTTCGCCTAAGGGGGTGCGGCTTTGCCGCCCCTCCGAAACCGTGCTCGACTTGTTGCCGCCGCAGCGCGGCGAATTGTTCAAGGAAAATGGCGAACGGGTTGTCGATGAGCATGGTCGCCGCGTGGCGACAGCGTGAGCCGCCATGTCCTTCTTTGAACGCTATCTGACGCTTTGGGTGGCTCTGTGCATTGTCGCTGGCATTGCGCTTGGCCAGGTCATGCCTGGCGCTTTCGCTGCTGTCTCGGCGATGGAGATCGCCAACGTCAATCTGCCGGTCGCCATTCTGTTATGGCTGATGATCGTGCCAATGCTGCTAAAGATCGATTTCGGCGCCCTGGGCGGCGTGCGTGAACATTGGCGCGGTGTCGGCGTGACGCTCTTCGTTAATTGGGCGGTGAAGCCGTTTTCGATGGCGCTGCTCGGCGCTTTGTTCATAGGCCATCTTTTTGCGCCACTGCTGCCGGCCGACCAGATCTCGTCTTATATCGCCGGCCTCATTCTGCTTGCCGCAGCACCCTGCACGGCGATGGTGTTCGTCTGGTCCAATCTGTGCGAAGGCGAGCCGCATTTCACCTTGAGCCAGGTCGCCTTGAACGACGTGCTGATGGTGTTTCTCTTTGCGCCATTGGTCGGGCTTCTGCTCGGCGTCGCTTCGATCACCGTGCCCTGGGCGACGCTGTTGCTGTCCGTGCTGCTCTACATCGTCGTGCCGGTGATTGTTGCGCAGTTGTGGCGGCGATCCCTGGTGGCGGCCGGTCCGGATGTTTTGAAGCGCACGCTGGCGCGCTTGCAGCCCGTTTCCCTTGTCGCGCTGCTGGCGGCCTTGATCCTGCTGTTTGGCTTTCAGGGTCAGCAGATCATGGCGCAGCCGATGATTATCGCGTTGCTGGCGGTGCCGATCCTTATTCAGGTCTATCTCAATGCCGGTCTGGCCTATTGGCTGAGCCGGCGCCTCGGCGTGGCCTGGTGTGTCGCCGCGCCGGCGGCTCTCATCGGCGCGAGCAATTTCTTCGAATTGTCTGTGGCTGCGGCGATCAGTCTGTTCGGATTGAACTCCGGCGCGGCGCTGGCCACCGTTGTCGGCGTGCTGGTGGAAGTGCCGGTGATGCTGTCGGTCGTGCGGATCGTGAAGGCGACGCGGCCTTGGTATGAGGAAGGGGCAGGAGTGGCGGCAAAACCAGAAGTGACATCGCATGGTTGATCTGTCGGGCCTCCCCAATCTTGATCCGGAAATCTTCGCACCCGTTGACGCAAAGGCCTTAAGCAGCGGTGCATTCGCTCATGCGCCGCGCATTCTGCTGCTTTATGGCTCCGCGCGCCCGCGCTCCTATAGCCGTCTTGCCACCTTGGAAGCCGCCAGGCTGCTGCGGGCGTTTGGCGCCGAAACCCGCATTTTCGATCCGTCCGGCTTGCCGCTGCCGGACGACGCGCTACCCTCCCATCCCAAGGTGCAGGAGTTGCGTGATCTTTCGACCTGGTCGGAGGGGCAGGTCTGGTGTTCGCCGGAGCGCCATGGGTCCATGACTGGGATTATGAAAGCGCAGATCGATTGGATTCCCCTCTCGATCGGCGCCGTGCGGCCGACCCAGGGCAAGACCCTGGCGGTGATGCAGGTGAGCGGCGGCTCGCAATCCTTCAATGCGGTCAATCAGCTGCGCGTGCTTGGCCGCTGGATGCGAATGGTGACCATTCCCAATCAATCCTCGGTCGCCAAGGCTTATCAGGAATTTGGCGAAGACGACCGGATGCGGCCCTCGCCCTATTACGATCGTATCGTCGATGTGATGGAAGAACTCGTGAAGTTCACGTTGTTGACGCGGGAACGCTCGTCCTATCTCACTTCGCGCTATAGCGAGCGGAAAGAGGCTGCGGACAGGCTCTCCGAACGGATGAGCCTGAACGCGATCTAGGCCGCTTGTCTTGGCATGGCCTCATGCAATTCCTTGCGGCCCAGCGACGTCAGAATCTGCAAGGTGGCGACGACGGCGATAGCCGACAGCGCGGTGGCGAGGCCAAAGAGCTGGCCGTAGCCGAGGAGATCGGCGATCTTGCCCGACAGCATCGAGCCTAAGAGATAGACGATCAGCTGCGCGCAGGCGAGAATGGTGAAATCGGTGCCGGGTTGTTCCGAGGATGTCACCGACATGAACAGCGAATACAGCGCGACGATTTCCATATAGCGGATCAGCGTCTGGAAGCCGGCGGCGCCAAACAGCGGCAGGGTGCCGGTGACCAGGCCGAAGGCATGGGCGGCGAAGAGCGCGAAACAGAGCGTGCGCAACAGGCCGAGCAAGCCGAGCGTTGTGGCGGTGCCGAAGCGCTTGACCAACACTGCGGCGATCACCGAGCCGGCGAGCCCGGCGGTCGTCGCCGAAATGCCGGAGAGATAGCCGATCTGGTCGAGCGGCACGCCGGCATCGACGAGATAGGGCCCTTCCATCGCTTTCACCAAGCCTTCGCTGACGCGATAGATCAAAGCGATCCACAGTATCTGGCGCACTTCGGGGCGGCGCAGGAAAGCCATGATCGAGGGGCGGGGCGCAAGTGCTGGCGCCACCGGATCGCTCTCGCGCATGGCGAAGGCGGCGATCAGCGGCAGCAATGAAAAGGCGGCGATGACGAGCAGCATCACCGTCCAGCCGGCATGATGATAGAGCAACAGGCCAAAGGTGCCGCCGATGACGACACCGAAGGCGATCGAGCCGCCTTGAATGGCATTGCCGATGGCGCGGTCTTCTGGCGGCAGATATTTCGCCGCATAGCCATCGGTCGCGATGTCTTGTGTTGAGATCAGCAGCGAGGCGACGAAGCCGACAGCGACAATGCCCATGACATGGGTGGGGCCAAGCGGCAGCATCGCCAGGATGCAGGCGATGACGCCGGCCTGCGTAACGATGATCCAGCCGGCGCGATGGGCCCTGGC from the Beijerinckia sp. 28-YEA-48 genome contains:
- a CDS encoding nicotinate-nucleotide adenylyltransferase — translated: MTELALARVQLPIPGRVPARLPPHAPGQRIGLFGGSFNPPHDGHRLVSTTALKRLRLDAVWWLVTPGNPLKENSGLPPLATRIAAAQAVAAHPRIIVTGVEAEIGTRYTYDTVRYLTARCPAVRFVWLMGADNLVGFHRWQRWQEIASLVPIAVIDRPQSTLTGAHSRAAAWLAPHRIDEGNSSILPDLKPPAFTFLHGPRSDLSSTALRAAGRTL
- a CDS encoding metalloregulator ArsR/SmtB family transcription factor, whose product is MDEKLALDAFAALAQPTRLETFRLLVTREPEGVPAGELARLIDVPQNTLSSHLAILARADLIIGERQSRSILYRANLEGLRNLMLFLLKDCCNGRAELCVPLFAELSSCCPSVEMSHE
- a CDS encoding arsenate reductase ArsC, with the protein product MSDRVFNVLFLCTGNSARSVLAESILRKEGLGRFKAYSAGSQPKGEVNPFAIKVLQALNYPTNDLRSKNWDEFAQPDAPVMDFVFTVCDNAAGEACPVWPGQPMTAHWGIEDPAAAEGTDIEKEAAFVAAARYMKNRILAFANLPLASLDNLTTAARLREIGHQDGTSRRRPEVA
- the arsC gene encoding arsenate reductase (glutaredoxin) (This arsenate reductase requires both glutathione and glutaredoxin to convert arsenate to arsenite, after which the efflux transporter formed by ArsA and ArsB can extrude the arsenite from the cell, providing resistance.) encodes the protein MDVIIYHNPACETSRNTLAMIRNAGIEPHVIEYLKTPPTRHLLIDLLRRADLSVRDILREKGTPFHELRLGDKTLADAALLDAIEAHPILMNRPIVVSPKGVRLCRPSETVLDLLPPQRGELFKENGERVVDEHGRRVATA
- the arsB gene encoding ACR3 family arsenite efflux transporter, which gives rise to MSFFERYLTLWVALCIVAGIALGQVMPGAFAAVSAMEIANVNLPVAILLWLMIVPMLLKIDFGALGGVREHWRGVGVTLFVNWAVKPFSMALLGALFIGHLFAPLLPADQISSYIAGLILLAAAPCTAMVFVWSNLCEGEPHFTLSQVALNDVLMVFLFAPLVGLLLGVASITVPWATLLLSVLLYIVVPVIVAQLWRRSLVAAGPDVLKRTLARLQPVSLVALLAALILLFGFQGQQIMAQPMIIALLAVPILIQVYLNAGLAYWLSRRLGVAWCVAAPAALIGASNFFELSVAAAISLFGLNSGAALATVVGVLVEVPVMLSVVRIVKATRPWYEEGAGVAAKPEVTSHG
- the arsH gene encoding arsenical resistance protein ArsH, with translation MVDLSGLPNLDPEIFAPVDAKALSSGAFAHAPRILLLYGSARPRSYSRLATLEAARLLRAFGAETRIFDPSGLPLPDDALPSHPKVQELRDLSTWSEGQVWCSPERHGSMTGIMKAQIDWIPLSIGAVRPTQGKTLAVMQVSGGSQSFNAVNQLRVLGRWMRMVTIPNQSSVAKAYQEFGEDDRMRPSPYYDRIVDVMEELVKFTLLTRERSSYLTSRYSERKEAADRLSERMSLNAI
- a CDS encoding MFS transporter gives rise to the protein MSALTTPVRPIGRMRLFVVLGGLYLAQSIPSYLIVAALPPIMRELGVSRTSIGYMSVLFLPLVLKFLWAPYVDRLRPFARAHRAGWIIVTQAGVIACILAMLPLGPTHVMGIVAVGFVASLLISTQDIATDGYAAKYLPPEDRAIGNAIQGGSIAFGVVIGGTFGLLLYHHAGWTVMLLVIAAFSLLPLIAAFAMRESDPVAPALAPRPSIMAFLRRPEVRQILWIALIYRVSEGLVKAMEGPYLVDAGVPLDQIGYLSGISATTAGLAGSVIAAVLVKRFGTATTLGLLGLLRTLCFALFAAHAFGLVTGTLPLFGAAGFQTLIRYMEIVALYSLFMSVTSSEQPGTDFTILACAQLIVYLLGSMLSGKIADLLGYGQLFGLATALSAIAVVATLQILTSLGRKELHEAMPRQAA